Proteins found in one Helicobacter sp. NHP19-003 genomic segment:
- the murI gene encoding glutamate racemase, producing MKVGVFDSGVGGLSVLESLLKARLFEHIIYYGDTARVPYGPKDPATIAKFSLEALDFFQPFSIDMLVVACNSVSAWALPAMRAHAKIPIVGVIEAGVLAITQSTPKNAPILVLGTKATISSGRYARELKEQGYGFVDSLATGLFVPLIEEGVLEGALLEACMAHYFAPLKSAPSVLVLGCTHFPWIAKPLQSYFTNRFKSPVHLVHSGEAIVARLRQVYNLHPHTSTKLELFASGDQTLLEQLAKPLKAL from the coding sequence TTGAAGGTCGGAGTATTTGACAGTGGGGTGGGGGGTTTAAGCGTTTTAGAGAGCCTGCTAAAGGCCCGCTTGTTCGAGCACATCATCTATTATGGCGACACCGCCCGCGTGCCCTATGGCCCTAAAGACCCCGCCACCATCGCCAAGTTCTCCCTAGAGGCGTTGGATTTTTTTCAGCCTTTTAGCATTGACATGTTGGTCGTGGCGTGCAACAGTGTGAGCGCGTGGGCTCTGCCCGCCATGCGTGCGCACGCCAAAATCCCCATTGTGGGCGTGATTGAGGCGGGGGTTTTAGCGATCACGCAAAGCACGCCCAAAAACGCCCCTATTTTGGTGCTAGGCACTAAGGCGACCATCAGCTCAGGGCGTTATGCAAGGGAGCTCAAAGAGCAGGGCTATGGCTTCGTGGATAGTTTGGCTACAGGCTTGTTTGTCCCTTTGATTGAAGAGGGGGTTTTAGAGGGCGCGCTCTTAGAGGCGTGTATGGCGCACTACTTTGCCCCCCTAAAGAGCGCCCCCTCTGTTTTGGTCTTAGGTTGCACCCATTTTCCTTGGATCGCTAAACCCCTACAATCCTACTTTACCAACCGCTTCAAATCCCCCGTGCACTTAGTCCACTCAGGCGAGGCGATTGTGGCACGCTTAAGGCAAGTTTACAACTTGCACCCCCACACAAGCACAAAATTAGAACTCTTTGCCAGCGGGGATCAAACCCTTTTGGAGCAACTCGCCAAA